GGGGTTGTGTTATATTATCAAAAAGAAGAAACCTGTAGcctttttcaacaaaaaaaaagcaaTGCCCGCCAGAAATAGTGTACTTATTATCAGAAATTCTATGCATTCGTTAGTGCTCTACACCAGTAGGAACATTATTTGGTTCAGAAGTAATTCATTATATTCACTGACCATCAAGCTTTGAAGTTTCTTCATAGCTAGAAGGTGATAAATAAGATGCATTCTCGGTGggtatttttctactaaaatttCCTTTTATTATTCAGCATAAGTTGGGCGCTCTTAACAAGGTAGAAGATGCATTGAGTATGATGGTTTCCTTGATAATTACCTTAGTGAAGGAGATAGTAGGTTTTGTATGCCTGAAAGAGTTGTATGAAAATGGTTTTGAGTTCAAGGAGTTATGGGCCAAGTGCAATAGAAAACATCCTTGTGCGTATTTTCATATTCGAGATGACTATCTTTTTAAAGAGGGTCAGTTATGCATTACTTGCTCGTCTTTAAGAGAGAAGCTAATTTGAGACCTGAATGGTGGTGGTCTTATCGGTCATCTGAGTAGAGCAAGACCATTGCTAGCCTGGAGGAGAGATATTATTGTCCATACTTGAGGAGAGGCGCTGCTACTATAGTTAAGAGGTATTATACTTGTCAGGTTTCTAAGGGCTAGTATCAAAATATTGGTCTTTATATGTCTTTACCTACTCCTAATGATATTTGGCAAGATTTAGCCTTGGATTTTGTGTTGGACTTGCCTCGTGCACCACGAGGTGTAGATTATGTGTTTGTTGTAGTAGACACATTCTCCAAGATGACTCACTTTATTGCTTGTAAGAAAAGTGTTGATGCATCCAACATAGCCAAACTATTTTTCAAGGAGGTTGTGCGTCTTCACGGGGTTCCTAAGTCAATTAccccctccgtctcataataagtgtcttatttgagtTTTGCACGATTCTTAAGAAAAAGATtagatgtgttggttttaatgataaaattagtatcatttactaaaatacccttatttattataggtagtgaagtagttgaaaaacgtgaaagttaataaataggggtatagtagtggaaaaaaataataaatgttataTTGGTATTCTaaaaagacatttattttgagacatagaaaaagtgcaaatgaaacacttattatgagacggagggagtactttAGACAAGGACACCAAATTTCTCATTCATTTCTGGATTACTCTTTGGAGATTGTTTGAAACTGCGTAGAGTATGAGTTCTATAGTTCATCCTCAAACAAATGGACAAACTGAAGTAACCAACACAACCATGGGAAATATGATTCAGAGTGTTTGTGGTGACAAACCGAAATAGTGGGATTTAGTTTTTTCTCTGGTCAATTTGCTTACAACAATATTGTGCATTCAGCTACAGGGAAATCACCATTCTTTCCAATATATACTTTTGTTGCTAAGCATGTGGTTGATTTGGTTAAGTTGTCTAAGGTGCTTGGACTTAGTGCAGCTGCTGAAAATATGACGGAGGAAATGGTTATCGTTAAAGAAGCTGTCGAGGCTATGTTAAAGGCTACTGGTCGGGGGAATAAAGCACCTGCTGACAAATGCAAAAGAGTCAAAGTTTTCAATGTAGGAGACAATGTGATGGTTTTTCTGCATAAAAAAAGGTTCCCGGTTGGTACTTACAGTAAGCTGCAGCCACTCAAATATGACCCGTTTAAAGTGATCCAGAAGATCTATGATAATGCTTATGTGGTAGCTCTCTCGAATGCCATGAATATATCAAATACCTTTAATGTTGCCGACATTCATGAGTATCAAGCATATGAAGCTCTTTATCAAGAAGAAAATTTAGGGTCGAGTTCTTCAGAGGTGGAAGAGACTGATGTAGGAAGGCTAGTTGCGCATATCAAAGAAGAAGTCCCGCGTCAaaaagcattttaatatttaagcaatttttagttttaatatttaaacagtgttctgttttaattatttaaacaatatttaattttatttctttgttgGATTAAAATTCTATTAGTGTCTCTTAAAACCCATTagaattattttgttttatatatttaaaaatcattGGCATGACCATAAGGACTACTTTTCATTGTAttaaaattcaaagtttttttttttttaatggattCGTGAGCTTATCTAACACATTTTGCACTTCCAATCCTCTGTTTTTATTCTAAATTTAACATTTACTATTCCTTTGAAGTTTCCAACTACGCCTACTATACAAAAGATCAAACAAACATTTTTCCACATAATAAGTAAGCCTCCCAATCTTCCATTCACACCTTTAAAATACCATTCCACTTCCTTATTTCCCACATAGCAACCACGCAACCACTAAATTCTCATCATTCACTttagccttagtttttttttttatcaaacacaGATAAAAATCTTCCTTCCTAATTAATTGAACAAGGCTCTTTCTTTTCAAAGAGATACCACACCCTCTAAAATTGTAAGACAAAATATTCATAACAAATTTGATTTCTTAGCTTCCTTCTTGCTTTTAAAAACTTGGTCATTCAATTCCATACATCTAATTGctttaatataaaaatcaacattttcacctcCATCCACCCCAAAAGTTGGTAACAGTATCTCTCGTCAAACGGTTATTGCATTGTTGAACATCCCCGTTAGAAAGACCATCACAATACAACACTGAGCCACCCAAAAATCTGCTAGAAAATGATTCCGACAACGAAGAAGACTGCATTGTTTAAAAACTTAATtgatagtttattttattattgaaataaataattgatataaattttaacaatatatattttctcttataaaaatattttatttcaaatttctCCTTAAACTTCCAATTACATTGGACCGATCATAATTTTATTAGACCTACTGAAAAATGTTTGATTGTACATTGGTGAAAGACTTAAGACCTCCTTTACCATAGAAGTCACCAAAATGAGTACAattcagaaaaaaaaacaaaaaagaacttATCTTTTAAGTATAATTCAGTAAGATATACAGATTctctacttatttatttttaaggagTAAAATCATGACTCTTAAATTACtcaatcaaaacaaaatgaaaaattaGACTAAGAAATCAAAATTTTCATGTTGCTTTGTACAGTAAATTGTGTAGTTGCTAGGTCCAAAGATATAAATTTCAAGGAGTTGAAgatcataaaatttaaaatttaaaggtaCTAATTAAGTCATGCATTAACTAAACTAAAAATTGGACACTTTATCTTATAATTCCAATTTCATTTTggaaatgataataataattgaataaaagaacAATAGTTCTATCAATAACTTGAAGATTAAAGAAGGCCCCATTGTTCATATAATTGCATCTGAATATAGAATTCAACAAAAGAACATTTCTTATTATAGCACTACACTACTAGAAGCATTGAATAACAAAACTGAAATGAAATAAAACACAGCAAAATTAATGGACTTGATACTAATTCATAACTATGCCATAACATAACAGGCTACAAAATACTCTAAAATTTTGAATGTTCATTTCAAATCAGAATTCCAAACTAAACAACCCTAACAGTCATCATATACACACATATGATGACTTTATACAACTTTATCATCTCAAAACTAAACAAATAACCAAAACTAAGCAAATCTTCAAGGGCTACAAATGATTAACGATTAACAAAGAAAATTTCAGTTTTGCATCTTGAAACATGAAAAGAAGGTGGTGATGATGAGTTACCATTAGAAATCAAAGAAACACTCAGTCGACGACATTTCACCATTGGCGGATTGTAGGCATAAGTCCTGTGAGTGTTAAACTTATACCTGACTAAAAGATCCAAATCAACAGCCAAGTCATTGTAGATCCCTACACGCGTCTCTTGATTATACTCGAAAAGTTGTTTAGGTTTGAGTTTGATCAAACCCTTCCCTTCAAACACTACATGCAGAAAACTGGTATTCTTGTGGCCTTGATCAAAAGGTGACAGATTCACTCTAGCAAACTCATTATCTTTGTACCATGCAACTGCGGTGATCGTCCTGTAGTATATTTCAACGTTCTTGTTGGGATTTCTTGACCTGATGGTGGCTTCTAGTTTGTAATCCAAAGTGTTGTTGCCGGTGAGGTTGAACTTTGTGAGAGAAGCATCAGTTACGTGGAACTTGAGATTAGAGGGAGCAAAAGTGATGATTAGCAGGAACATCGAACAGGGAAGAATTGCAAGCCAAAGAAGTATGATGAGTGCGAGCTTTATATGCTGACATGAGGGTATGCAGGTCGCTGGGCAAGGAATCGGACAACTGAAAGTATTGAGGTTGATGGCGTTGGTGGCGTTTTCCAAATTGTTATTTCTGGGGACGGGATCTTCCATGGTGAGTGAGGTGTTAGTATGATTTGAGTGAGGCTTTGAAATGTAACTCTTCCAAATAtgaaggatatatatatatagtagttGGTTACAGTTTGTTGTTAGGTAGTTACAGTTTGTTATTAGGTAGTTAGTTGGTTAGTAAGTTTGTTATTAGAGTCTGTtacatattataaaaattataaaaaactacCTCTATTCATATGTATATTTGTAGTTTTAATTTAGCTTTTCAAAGTTGGCTGGTGTAGTATTATGTACATTTTCTAGAATTACATAATTGATTTAAAgagtatatatataattatatatcagTAATTTCTGTATTTGTTTAACTGTTTGatcattaaattttataattgtttatattagTTAGCTTCCAAATCTGATAGCAGTGCAGATGCGAGTTAGTTACGCTATCCAACTAACTTTATGTACTCTATAAACCTGAGTTTCTAAACTGAGATAATTAGAAATAAATTTTACACGTTTTCAGATTCATTCTAAACCTATTATTTCTCTCatatcagttttttttttttaagtatgtAAAGAGAACTTATGACTGAGAGGAAGTGTAATTCAATAAGTTAAGTTGTTCAAATTTTAGTTCCTATCTTCTATTGGAATATGGTCTTATATATAAATGATAATCGAGTTATCAATATCGCATATAGCCGAGTGGAGCGGCTTATTTAAAAAATGAGATAGTGGGATAGAGAATAACCACTACTTGAAATTTTTTAGACTAACTATACGAATAATaactataaaatatatatttaacgaaaaaaaactaaacaaacaaCACAACTAATTGTATGAATAataactaaaaatatatatttaacgaaaaaaactaaacaaacaaCACAATATCTTAAAAGATTCATATATCAAAACATAAGGttaataacatttttttaatcaaactCTTAATCAAATTTGTACCGGCATTGGGGATAGTCAATGAAAGAATATGGGAGGCCGAACACATTGGCAGGGGATGAGATTCCCCGCAAAGCTATAGGTTGCCCTAAATGGACCATGAGATCGTTTGGATGTTCATGCAAAACGCACAATTGAGATTCATATGTGTTGACTAATTCTCACTGTCCACCTATCCAGTAGAAGCGAAAGACTATGTCTCCCACTATAGTGGACCCAGAGAGGGAGTCAAAGAAGATAACCACCTCCTACAAGATTCAAAAAAGAACTAGTCTCTTCCTCTTCATTTCTCTAAAGAAGAGATCTAAGATAACTATTCTCGAGCCTAGACCTAAGGGACCTCCATAAATATCTCATCCTTGGGATTAAGGAGAGATCTCCAATTTTTCCTAGTAATACACATACAAAGCTTCTTACCATTATGTATGAGCTAACCCTAAAGACCGTGTAAATACTCTACACACCAGAAATAATCCTACAAACATAGGATTATCTCATTGTACTTTTTTAGCAAGTACAAAATTCAACAATTcttaatcaaattcaaaacatcacatcttatatttaaaatcaaacaaacataGAAAACTACATATcttatttaaaattcaaacaaacataGAAGAAGATGTCATTGTCTacaaataaaagaagaagaaaacacagGAATAAAGTTATTG
The Vicia villosa cultivar HV-30 ecotype Madison, WI linkage group LG6, Vvil1.0, whole genome shotgun sequence genome window above contains:
- the LOC131615020 gene encoding NDR1/HIN1-like protein 10; translated protein: MEDPVPRNNNLENATNAINLNTFSCPIPCPATCIPSCQHIKLALIILLWLAILPCSMFLLIITFAPSNLKFHVTDASLTKFNLTGNNTLDYKLEATIRSRNPNKNVEIYYRTITAVAWYKDNEFARVNLSPFDQGHKNTSFLHVVFEGKGLIKLKPKQLFEYNQETRVGIYNDLAVDLDLLVRYKFNTHRTYAYNPPMVKCRRLSVSLISNGNSSSPPSFHVSRCKTEIFFVNR